The Streptomyces sp. NBC_01275 genome has a segment encoding these proteins:
- a CDS encoding SGNH/GDSL hydrolase family protein — MVPIVLLAPFLAPPPARAAGPLPLEALYDNTAVGDDARPGTADLDGTGASLSARDLTAAGWTPGRAPTVQGARLRWPRRAPGVPDNVRAAGQSVRLAGRGDALAFLVTSTGGAEAGGPGTVQYTDGSRSPYRLTAPDWRTGPLATRALALPHITTPAGQLTEKARLYVVTVPLARSREIASVRLPVAPDLHVFALSRRSAAPPGWTGSWATATSGHPAVGPWTDRTLRLVVHTSAGGPRVRLRFENAFASAPLRIGGATVAVRAAPGPEAAAGTPAGARGVPRRRAHGGAAAHGTPVPLSFGGAAGVEVPAGAQAVSDPLAFAVPAGADLLVSFHLPGTVASAPVHGLAVQRSYVSEPGDHTADAGGTAYTSTVTSWPLLTGVDVGDGVGAVALLGDSITDGSRSTTDANRRWPDALAARLRRQDAVPRYGVLNVGISGNRVVADRYPGDGVSKDLAGVSAVHRLDRDVFARTGVRTLVVFEGINDLGDGTQAARVIEGLREIAVRARERGVRVLGATLLPCGGATRCTAAVEAERAVVNAWIREADAFDGVLDFDRALRDPAAPARLLPAYDSGDHLHPGDAGYAALAQAVDLKLL; from the coding sequence ATGGTCCCGATCGTCCTGCTCGCGCCGTTCCTCGCGCCCCCGCCCGCGCGGGCCGCCGGACCGCTCCCGCTGGAGGCGCTCTACGACAACACGGCCGTCGGCGACGACGCCCGTCCGGGGACCGCGGACCTGGACGGCACGGGCGCCTCGCTGTCGGCGCGGGACCTCACGGCGGCGGGCTGGACGCCGGGCCGGGCGCCGACCGTGCAGGGCGCCCGGCTGCGCTGGCCGCGCCGCGCGCCGGGCGTCCCCGACAACGTGCGCGCCGCCGGACAGTCCGTCCGCCTCGCCGGCCGGGGCGACGCCCTCGCCTTCCTGGTCACGAGCACCGGCGGCGCCGAAGCCGGCGGCCCGGGAACCGTTCAGTACACCGACGGCTCCCGCTCCCCCTACCGGCTGACCGCCCCGGACTGGCGCACCGGCCCCCTCGCCACCCGGGCGCTCGCCCTGCCGCACATCACCACCCCCGCCGGCCAACTCACCGAGAAGGCCCGCCTGTACGTCGTGACGGTCCCGCTCGCGCGGAGCCGCGAGATCGCCTCGGTACGGCTCCCCGTGGCCCCGGACCTGCACGTGTTCGCGCTCTCCCGGCGCAGCGCGGCGCCGCCGGGGTGGACCGGGAGCTGGGCGACGGCGACGTCCGGGCATCCGGCCGTGGGGCCGTGGACCGACCGGACGCTGCGCCTGGTGGTGCACACGTCGGCGGGCGGTCCGCGGGTGCGCCTGCGGTTCGAGAACGCTTTCGCCTCCGCTCCGCTGCGTATCGGCGGTGCGACGGTGGCGGTGCGGGCGGCCCCGGGCCCGGAGGCAGCCGCGGGGACGCCTGCGGGGGCGCGGGGCGTGCCACGGCGGCGGGCTCACGGCGGCGCGGCGGCGCACGGCACGCCCGTGCCGCTGTCCTTCGGGGGCGCGGCGGGCGTCGAGGTGCCCGCGGGGGCGCAGGCGGTCAGTGATCCGCTGGCCTTCGCGGTGCCCGCGGGCGCCGATCTGCTGGTGAGCTTCCACCTCCCCGGCACGGTGGCCTCGGCGCCCGTGCACGGGCTCGCGGTGCAGCGGTCGTACGTCAGCGAGCCTGGCGACCATACGGCGGACGCGGGCGGGACGGCGTACACCTCGACGGTGACGAGCTGGCCGCTGCTGACCGGAGTGGACGTGGGCGACGGCGTCGGGGCGGTGGCGCTGCTCGGGGACTCGATCACCGACGGGTCCCGGTCGACGACGGACGCGAACCGGCGGTGGCCGGACGCGCTGGCCGCCCGGCTGCGCCGACAGGACGCGGTGCCGCGCTACGGCGTGCTCAACGTGGGGATCTCGGGGAACCGGGTCGTCGCCGACCGCTATCCCGGTGACGGGGTCTCGAAGGATCTGGCCGGGGTGAGCGCGGTGCACCGGCTCGACCGTGACGTGTTCGCGCGGACCGGGGTGCGCACGCTGGTCGTGTTCGAGGGCATCAACGATCTGGGGGACGGGACGCAGGCGGCGCGGGTGATCGAGGGGCTGCGGGAGATCGCCGTGCGGGCCCGGGAGCGCGGGGTGCGGGTGCTCGGGGCGACGCTGCTGCCGTGCGGGGGCGCCACGCGGTGCACGGCGGCGGTGGAGGCCGAGCGGGCCGTGGTGAACGCCTGGATCCGGGAAGCCGACGCCTTCGACGGCGTCCTCGACTTCGACCGCGCCCTGCGCGACCCCGCGGCCCCCGCCCGCCTGCTGCCCGCGTACGACAGCGGGGACCATCTGCATCCCGGGGACGCGGGGTACGCGGCCCTCGCGCAGGCGGTCGACCTGAAGCTGTTGTGA
- a CDS encoding DUF6278 family protein, which yields MNIPFLGNKRKKHGEAVLTADPEGVAALLSECELLRSQAALTGIRLDDTAASLEALDQLLPRWRDDEEILPWLGNDAGLYLGTVIVRSVPGAVWEVWPGGQPVVRLASGREFDVVTAGHEWAANGVPELSQLYGEVAEA from the coding sequence ATGAACATCCCTTTCCTGGGCAACAAGCGCAAGAAGCACGGTGAAGCGGTGCTGACCGCGGACCCCGAGGGGGTGGCCGCACTCCTCTCCGAATGCGAGCTGCTGCGTTCCCAGGCGGCCCTGACGGGGATCCGACTCGACGACACCGCCGCCTCGTTGGAGGCGCTGGACCAGCTGCTGCCGCGCTGGCGCGACGACGAGGAGATCCTGCCCTGGCTCGGCAACGACGCCGGCCTCTACCTGGGCACGGTCATCGTGCGCAGCGTGCCCGGCGCCGTCTGGGAGGTCTGGCCGGGCGGGCAGCCGGTCGTCCGGCTGGCGTCCGGCCGGGAGTTCGACGTCGTGACGGCCGGGCACGAATGGGCCGCGAACGGCGTTCCCGAGCTGTCCCAGCTGTACGGCGAGGTCGCCGAGGCCTGA